A genome region from Brachymonas denitrificans includes the following:
- the hemC gene encoding hydroxymethylbilane synthase: protein MSIESTQAPLQLTIATRESRLALWQAEHVKALLEAQGHSVTLLGMTTQGDQILDRSLSKVGGKGLFVKELEVALEEGRADIAVHSLKDVPMDLPAGFELVCVMEREDPRDAFVSPRYESLSAIPHGGVVGTSSLRRTVLLRAARPDLRIEPLRGNLDTRLRKLDEGQYDGIVLAAAGLKRLELEQRIRHVMEPQQMLPAAGQGALGIEIRSGRPELVAALQPLVHMPTWLRVSAERAVSRAMGGSCSMPLAAYATLQGDLLQIDAAWGDDQAAGAVSLVRATASAPVATLAEATALGEQVARELIAQGARPATAAH from the coding sequence ATGTCCATCGAGTCCACCCAAGCCCCCCTGCAACTCACCATCGCCACCCGCGAAAGCCGTCTGGCCCTCTGGCAGGCGGAGCACGTCAAGGCCTTGCTGGAGGCGCAGGGGCACAGTGTCACGCTGTTGGGCATGACCACCCAGGGTGACCAGATTCTGGATCGCAGCCTGAGCAAGGTGGGAGGCAAGGGCCTGTTCGTGAAAGAGCTGGAAGTGGCCCTCGAAGAAGGCCGCGCCGACATCGCCGTGCACTCGCTCAAGGACGTGCCCATGGATTTGCCGGCCGGCTTCGAGCTGGTCTGCGTGATGGAGCGCGAGGATCCGCGCGATGCCTTCGTGTCGCCGCGCTACGAGAGCCTGTCCGCGATTCCGCATGGCGGCGTGGTGGGCACCTCCAGCCTGCGCCGCACCGTGCTGCTGCGCGCCGCACGCCCCGACCTGCGCATCGAGCCGCTGCGCGGCAACCTCGACACGCGCCTGCGCAAGCTGGATGAAGGCCAGTACGACGGCATCGTGCTGGCAGCAGCCGGCCTCAAGCGTCTGGAACTGGAACAGCGCATCCGCCATGTGATGGAGCCGCAGCAGATGCTGCCCGCAGCCGGGCAGGGTGCCCTGGGCATCGAGATCCGCTCCGGCCGGCCGGAGCTGGTGGCCGCGTTGCAGCCGCTGGTGCATATGCCGACCTGGCTGCGCGTAAGCGCCGAGCGCGCCGTGAGCCGCGCCATGGGCGGCAGCTGCTCCATGCCGCTGGCCGCCTATGCCACGCTGCAGGGCGATCTGCTGCAGATCGACGCTGCCTGGGGCGATGACCAAGCCGCAGGGGCGGTGTCGCTGGTACGCGCCACGGCCAGTGCCCCGGTGGCCACGCTGGCCGAAGCCACGGCCCTGGGCGAACAGGTGGCCCGCGAGCTGATCGCGCAGGGCGCACGACCGGCGACTGCGGCGCACTGA
- a CDS encoding heme biosynthesis HemY N-terminal domain-containing protein, giving the protein MRALLWLLVLFVLATLLALLAGNNQAVLTLYWSPTRAIDISLNMAILLLLGLFLLGHAVMRGISSLIQLPKDARRWRIQQKERALHGHLLDAMSHYLAGRFSRARQAGERALRQEESLNGQQADPRDNVPAAQRLPYSTQLRALTHFIMAESSQAMQDGAQRDQHYAQALQAAQDTRTDIGVETREGIQLRATRWAIEDRQPAVALERLDALPQGTGRRVLALRHRLKAARQLGNTDLALDTARTLARHKAFTPEAGRVLVGRLIVDQLRSAFDLDQLQRIWMRLDREERAWPEVALAGARQLVSNGGTAAQARAWLLPVWERVAAGEETLTSTQRSAIVAALEPGLEDIDGDWLQRIEAAYQRYPNRADMQYLMGMACMKRQLWGKAQQFLSQATHGLQDEPELRRNAWRALAELAEERSDAAAAQQAWKQAALVR; this is encoded by the coding sequence ATGCGCGCATTACTCTGGCTGCTGGTCCTGTTTGTCCTGGCAACCCTGCTGGCTCTGCTGGCGGGCAACAACCAGGCGGTTCTGACCCTCTACTGGTCGCCCACGCGGGCGATCGACATCTCGCTGAACATGGCAATCCTGCTGCTGCTGGGCCTGTTCCTGCTGGGCCATGCGGTGATGCGCGGCATCTCGAGTCTGATCCAGCTGCCCAAGGATGCACGCCGCTGGCGCATCCAGCAGAAGGAACGTGCGCTGCACGGGCACCTGCTCGATGCCATGTCGCATTACCTGGCGGGACGCTTTTCGCGCGCGCGCCAGGCCGGCGAGCGCGCCTTGCGCCAGGAAGAAAGCCTGAACGGCCAGCAGGCCGATCCGCGCGACAACGTCCCGGCCGCACAGCGCCTGCCCTACAGCACGCAGCTGCGCGCCCTGACGCACTTCATCATGGCCGAAAGCAGCCAGGCCATGCAGGATGGTGCCCAGCGCGACCAGCATTATGCGCAGGCACTGCAGGCCGCCCAGGACACCCGCACCGATATCGGCGTGGAAACGCGCGAAGGCATCCAGTTGCGCGCCACGCGCTGGGCCATCGAGGACCGCCAGCCCGCCGTGGCGCTGGAGCGGCTCGACGCCCTGCCGCAGGGCACCGGACGCCGCGTACTGGCGTTGCGCCATCGCCTGAAGGCGGCACGCCAGCTGGGCAACACCGATCTGGCGCTGGATACGGCGCGCACGCTGGCCCGCCACAAGGCCTTCACGCCCGAAGCTGGCCGGGTGCTGGTGGGCCGTCTGATTGTGGACCAGCTCAGGTCTGCCTTCGACCTGGACCAGTTGCAGCGCATCTGGATGCGTCTGGACCGTGAGGAGCGTGCCTGGCCGGAAGTGGCTCTGGCGGGGGCGCGCCAGCTGGTGAGCAACGGCGGCACGGCGGCGCAGGCACGGGCCTGGCTGTTGCCCGTGTGGGAGCGTGTGGCCGCGGGAGAAGAAACCCTGACGTCTACCCAGCGCAGTGCCATCGTCGCCGCGCTGGAGCCGGGGCTGGAAGACATCGACGGCGACTGGCTGCAGCGCATCGAGGCGGCCTACCAGCGCTACCCCAACCGTGCCGACATGCAGTACCTGATGGGCATGGCCTGCATGAAGCGCCAGCTCTGGGGCAAGGCGCAGCAGTTCCTGAGCCAGGCCACCCACGGTCTGCAGGACGAGCCCGAACTGCGCCGCAATGCCTGGCGCGCGCTGGCCGAACTGGCCGAAGAGCGCAGCGATGCCGCGGCTGCGCAGCAAGCCTGGAAGCAGGCGGCGCTGGTGCGCTGA
- a CDS encoding uroporphyrinogen-III synthase yields the protein MSGAPIVIITRPEPQASEWAQALQQDLGPRAQVLVLPLIEIAGVEHPAYRERLQVAWEQLPETAAAFFVSVPAVEHFFAAVPDAAARWNALQVRAWAPGRGTLHALLAAGVSPERIDSPPQDAAQFDSETLWPLIQPQLAAARAAGQCVLRVRGTDDPQPDAMHPDYGSGRDWMGEQLVQAGIRVRTVVAYQRQAPRWTDAQREAVRQLADARHLWLWSSSQALQNLQKLLPQQDWSRACALATHPRIAGKAAAAGYQSVLQTRPTLHDVSQSIQSWL from the coding sequence ATGTCCGGGGCGCCCATCGTCATCATCACCCGGCCCGAGCCGCAGGCGAGCGAATGGGCGCAGGCCCTGCAGCAGGATCTGGGCCCGCGCGCACAGGTGCTGGTGCTGCCGCTGATCGAGATTGCGGGTGTGGAGCATCCCGCCTACCGCGAACGGCTGCAGGTGGCCTGGGAACAGCTGCCCGAAACCGCCGCCGCCTTCTTCGTGAGTGTGCCTGCGGTCGAGCATTTCTTTGCAGCCGTACCGGATGCGGCCGCACGCTGGAATGCCCTGCAGGTGCGTGCCTGGGCCCCCGGTCGCGGCACCTTGCACGCGCTGCTGGCGGCCGGTGTGAGCCCGGAGCGGATCGACAGTCCGCCCCAGGACGCTGCCCAGTTCGATTCCGAAACCCTCTGGCCCCTGATCCAGCCGCAGCTGGCCGCTGCGCGCGCGGCCGGCCAATGCGTGCTGCGCGTGCGTGGCACCGATGATCCACAGCCCGATGCCATGCATCCCGACTACGGCTCCGGGCGCGACTGGATGGGTGAACAGCTGGTGCAGGCCGGGATCAGGGTGCGTACGGTTGTTGCATATCAGCGACAGGCTCCGCGCTGGACCGACGCGCAACGCGAGGCGGTGCGCCAGCTGGCCGACGCGCGCCATCTGTGGCTCTGGAGCAGTTCCCAGGCGCTGCAGAACCTGCAAAAGCTGCTGCCGCAGCAGGATTGGAGCCGTGCCTGCGCTCTGGCTACCCATCCGCGCATCGCCGGCAAGGCCGCCGCGGCCGGCTATCAAAGTGTTCTCCAGACCCGTCCTACACTGCATGACGTAAGCCAATCGATACAATCGTGGCTATGA
- a CDS encoding lytic transglycosylase domain-containing protein, with protein MNARRRQWLKQATRWSLGGLALAGGGLPLAALAGAQKEEHLADSVRTALSAAVQASAPPAPVFGDRKSEMEYQAWLAAMKRRLGARMIDDFTRHEFLQTVWYESARAGLEVSLVLGLIQVESNFRKFAISAVGARGLMQVMPFWARVIGDGDASKLFHQQTNLRFGCVILRYYLQRENGNLFYALGRYNGSRGQAKYPNAVLGAQRNWLL; from the coding sequence ATGAATGCACGGCGCCGCCAATGGCTGAAGCAGGCCACGCGCTGGAGCCTTGGGGGCCTGGCGCTGGCAGGCGGCGGCCTGCCGCTTGCCGCCCTGGCAGGAGCGCAAAAGGAGGAGCATCTCGCCGACTCGGTGCGCACCGCACTGAGCGCCGCCGTGCAGGCCTCGGCGCCGCCCGCGCCGGTTTTCGGCGATCGCAAGTCCGAGATGGAGTATCAGGCCTGGCTCGCCGCCATGAAGCGTCGGCTGGGCGCGCGCATGATCGACGATTTCACCCGCCACGAGTTCCTGCAGACGGTCTGGTACGAATCCGCCCGCGCCGGGCTGGAGGTGTCGCTGGTGCTGGGCCTGATCCAGGTCGAAAGCAACTTCCGCAAGTTCGCCATCTCGGCCGTCGGAGCACGCGGACTGATGCAGGTGATGCCCTTCTGGGCGCGCGTGATCGGCGATGGCGACGCCAGCAAGCTGTTTCACCAGCAGACCAACCTGCGCTTCGGCTGCGTCATCCTGCGCTACTACCTGCAGCGCGAGAACGGCAACCTCTTCTACGCGCTGGGCCGCTACAACGGTTCGCGCGGGCAGGCAAAGTATCCCAATGCCGTACTTGGGGCGCAGCGCAACTGGCTACTGTAA
- a CDS encoding proline--tRNA ligase, giving the protein MKASQFLISTLRDAPADAEVVSHKLMMRAGFIKKLGAGVYTYMPMGLRVIRKVEAIVREEMNRAGAIECTMPVVQPGELWRETGRFDKMGDELLRFKDRHDNDFVIQPTSEEVVTDIARQDFRSYKQLPKNLYQIQTKFRDERRPRFGLMRGREFIMKDAYSFDKDAEGAKASYQNMAQAYRRIFDRFGLNYRAVAADSGAIGGDLSEEFQVIAATGEDAIVYCPESDYAANIEKAEALAPTQARPAASQAMQVTPTPGKSTCADVAELLGVPLQTTVKSLVLATDELDDDGNVKGSQIWLLLVRGDHDMNEVKVGKVPGLNQGFRFATEDEIVEHFGTKPGYLGPINTRKPVNLVVDRDVAVMADWICGANEVDAHITGVNWGRDLPEPAVVADIRNIVEGDLSPCGKGRLAIERGIEIGHVFYLGTKYSKAMNATFLDVNGKTQHFEMGCYGIGVTRLPAAAIEQNHDERGMIWPESIAPFTVVICPIGMDRSEAVKAEATRLYDSLLAAGVDVILDDRGERPGVMFADWELIGVPHRVVLSDRGIQAGECEYQFRRDAEAQKLPLAGIDAGLLEKLGR; this is encoded by the coding sequence ATGAAAGCTTCCCAGTTCCTCATCTCCACCCTCCGCGATGCTCCTGCTGATGCCGAAGTCGTCAGCCACAAGCTCATGATGCGCGCCGGCTTCATCAAGAAGCTGGGTGCAGGCGTCTATACCTACATGCCCATGGGCCTGCGCGTGATCCGCAAGGTGGAGGCCATCGTGCGCGAGGAAATGAACCGCGCCGGCGCCATCGAGTGCACCATGCCGGTGGTGCAGCCGGGCGAGCTGTGGCGCGAAACCGGCCGTTTCGACAAGATGGGCGACGAGCTGCTGCGCTTCAAGGACCGTCACGACAACGACTTCGTGATCCAGCCCACCAGCGAGGAGGTGGTGACCGACATCGCGCGCCAGGATTTCCGCAGCTACAAGCAGTTGCCCAAGAACCTGTACCAGATCCAGACCAAGTTCCGCGACGAACGCCGTCCGCGTTTCGGCCTGATGCGCGGCCGCGAGTTCATCATGAAGGACGCCTACAGCTTCGACAAGGATGCCGAGGGTGCCAAGGCCAGCTACCAGAACATGGCGCAGGCCTACCGCCGCATCTTCGACCGCTTCGGCCTGAACTACCGTGCCGTGGCGGCCGACAGCGGTGCCATCGGCGGCGACCTGAGCGAGGAATTCCAGGTCATCGCCGCGACCGGCGAGGACGCGATCGTCTACTGCCCCGAGAGCGATTACGCGGCCAACATCGAGAAGGCCGAAGCCCTGGCACCCACCCAGGCGCGTCCCGCGGCGAGCCAGGCGATGCAGGTCACGCCCACGCCGGGCAAGAGCACCTGCGCCGATGTGGCCGAGCTGCTGGGTGTGCCGCTGCAGACCACCGTGAAGTCGCTGGTGCTGGCAACCGACGAACTGGACGACGATGGCAACGTGAAGGGCAGCCAGATCTGGCTGCTGCTGGTGCGTGGCGACCATGACATGAACGAAGTCAAGGTCGGCAAGGTGCCGGGCCTGAACCAGGGCTTCCGCTTCGCCACCGAAGACGAGATCGTGGAGCATTTCGGCACCAAGCCGGGCTATCTGGGTCCGATCAACACGCGCAAGCCGGTGAACCTGGTGGTGGACCGCGACGTGGCCGTGATGGCCGACTGGATCTGCGGCGCCAACGAGGTGGATGCCCACATCACCGGCGTGAACTGGGGGCGCGACCTGCCCGAACCGGCCGTGGTGGCCGACATCCGCAACATTGTCGAAGGCGATCTGTCGCCCTGCGGCAAGGGCAGGCTGGCGATCGAGCGCGGCATCGAGATCGGCCATGTGTTCTATCTGGGCACCAAGTACAGCAAAGCCATGAACGCCACCTTCCTCGACGTGAATGGCAAGACGCAGCACTTCGAGATGGGCTGCTACGGCATCGGCGTGACGCGCCTGCCGGCCGCCGCCATCGAACAGAACCACGATGAGCGCGGCATGATCTGGCCAGAGTCGATTGCGCCGTTCACCGTGGTGATCTGCCCCATCGGCATGGACCGCAGCGAAGCCGTGAAGGCCGAGGCGACCAGGCTGTACGACAGCCTGCTGGCCGCCGGTGTCGACGTGATTCTGGATGACCGCGGCGAGCGCCCGGGCGTGATGTTTGCCGACTGGGAGCTGATCGGCGTGCCGCACCGCGTGGTGCTGTCCGACCGCGGTATCCAGGCGGGCGAGTGCGAGTACCAGTTCCGTCGCGATGCCGAAGCGCAGAAGCTGCCGCTGGCGGGGATTGACGCAGGGCTGCTGGAGAAACTGGGGCGCTGA
- a CDS encoding uroporphyrinogen-III C-methyltransferase produces MTATPAAPAAPNPPRQAGMSALARVVLVLALLLALAAAAAAGVAWRQVYLLQKQVAKQVADVGLQSRDTGTLARLASEQSREASAKVALLDARVVQLDAQRAQVESVLQGLSRAKDDNLLVDVDSVVQMGLQQTQLTGSVQPLLAALVSSEKRLEHATQPRLVALQLAMAQDIEQLRKTSVSDVAMLATRIDNVLRQIDSLPLQSDMVPLPTASGKAHVAKRLPADAPWWQQWWGSVSDTALGLVRVRSIASRDAALLPPDQGFLVRENLKLRLLNARMALMSRQSDLARGDVEQVLQQLQGQFQADSPLVESARKQLQEVHSNIHSAELPQIRGTLEALSAANAAASVAGN; encoded by the coding sequence GTGACTGCGACTCCGGCGGCTCCTGCCGCGCCGAATCCCCCCCGTCAGGCGGGCATGTCGGCGCTGGCGCGCGTGGTGCTGGTGCTGGCCCTGCTGCTTGCATTGGCGGCCGCGGCGGCTGCGGGCGTCGCCTGGCGTCAGGTCTATCTGCTGCAGAAACAGGTAGCGAAGCAGGTGGCCGATGTGGGGCTGCAGTCGCGCGATACTGGCACCCTGGCCCGCCTGGCCAGCGAGCAGAGCCGCGAAGCCAGTGCCAAGGTGGCGCTGCTGGATGCGCGCGTGGTGCAGCTCGATGCCCAGCGCGCCCAGGTGGAAAGCGTGCTGCAGGGCCTGTCGCGCGCCAAGGACGACAACCTGCTGGTGGATGTGGACTCTGTGGTGCAGATGGGGCTGCAGCAGACCCAGCTGACCGGCAGCGTGCAGCCCCTGCTGGCGGCGCTGGTGAGCTCCGAAAAACGCCTGGAGCATGCCACGCAGCCGCGCCTGGTTGCATTGCAGTTGGCCATGGCTCAGGACATTGAGCAACTGCGCAAGACCAGCGTAAGCGACGTCGCCATGTTGGCCACGCGCATCGACAACGTCTTGCGCCAGATCGACAGCCTGCCCCTGCAGAGCGACATGGTGCCGCTGCCCACGGCAAGCGGCAAGGCGCACGTGGCTAAACGCCTGCCCGCGGATGCTCCCTGGTGGCAGCAATGGTGGGGCAGCGTGTCCGACACGGCGCTGGGGCTGGTGCGCGTGCGCTCCATCGCCAGCCGCGATGCCGCGCTGCTGCCTCCCGACCAAGGGTTTCTGGTGCGCGAGAACCTCAAGCTGCGCCTGCTCAATGCCCGCATGGCGCTGATGTCGCGCCAGTCCGATCTGGCGCGGGGGGATGTGGAGCAGGTGCTGCAACAGTTGCAGGGCCAGTTCCAGGCCGATTCGCCATTGGTCGAGTCGGCGCGCAAGCAGTTGCAGGAAGTGCACAGCAACATCCATTCCGCCGAATTGCCGCAGATCCGCGGCACGCTTGAAGCGCTGAGCGCCGCCAACGCCGCTGCCAGCGTCGCAGGAAACTGA
- the argH gene encoding argininosuccinate lyase — translation MSSSHNQLDTKSQAWSALFSEPMSELVQRYTASVFFDKRLWQADMQGSLAHAEMLAAQGIIQDEDYAAIQRGMAQIRSEIEAGTFEWKLELEDVHLNLEARLTQLVGDAGKRLHTGRSRNDQVATDIRLWLRAEIDLISGLLREVQSALLAVAEKNVDVILPGFTHLQVAQPVSFAHHLLAYVEMFARDEERLADVRKRVNRLPLGSAALAGTTYPLDRERVAQTLGMEGVCHNSLDAVSDRDFAIEFTAAASLIMVHVSRLSEELILWMSQNFGFIRIADRFTTGSSIMPQKKNPDVPELARGKTGRVVGHLMGLITLMKGQPLAYNKDNQEDKEPLFDTVDTVRDTLRIFAEMIGGQTNAQTGAKEGGITVNAAAMRAAASKGYATATDLADYLVKKGLPFRDAHEVVAHAVKTAQDQGVDLAELPLETLQGFNRDVEQDVFDSALTLEASLNARNTLGGTAPAQVQAQITRHQARLQADQA, via the coding sequence ATGTCCAGCTCCCACAACCAACTCGATACCAAGTCCCAGGCCTGGTCCGCCCTGTTCAGCGAACCGATGAGCGAGCTGGTGCAACGCTATACCGCCAGCGTATTCTTCGACAAGCGCCTGTGGCAGGCCGACATGCAGGGCAGCCTGGCGCATGCCGAGATGCTGGCCGCCCAGGGCATCATCCAGGACGAGGACTACGCCGCCATCCAGCGCGGCATGGCGCAGATCCGCAGCGAGATCGAGGCCGGCACCTTCGAATGGAAGCTGGAACTGGAAGACGTGCACCTGAATCTGGAAGCGCGCCTGACGCAACTGGTGGGCGACGCCGGCAAGCGCCTGCACACCGGCCGCAGCCGCAATGACCAGGTCGCCACCGACATCCGCCTGTGGCTGCGCGCCGAGATCGACCTGATCAGCGGCCTGCTGCGCGAGGTGCAATCCGCGCTGTTGGCCGTAGCCGAGAAGAACGTGGACGTGATCCTGCCCGGCTTCACCCACCTGCAGGTGGCGCAGCCGGTGAGCTTTGCGCATCACCTGCTGGCCTATGTGGAAATGTTTGCCCGTGACGAAGAGCGTCTGGCCGATGTGCGCAAGCGCGTGAACCGCCTGCCGCTGGGCAGCGCCGCGCTGGCCGGTACCACCTACCCGCTCGATCGCGAGCGCGTGGCGCAGACGCTGGGCATGGAAGGCGTCTGCCATAACAGTCTGGATGCCGTGAGCGACCGCGACTTCGCCATCGAATTCACCGCAGCGGCCTCGCTCATCATGGTGCACGTCTCGCGCCTGAGCGAGGAGCTGATCCTGTGGATGAGCCAGAACTTCGGCTTCATCCGCATTGCCGACCGCTTCACCACCGGCTCGTCCATCATGCCGCAGAAGAAGAACCCGGACGTGCCGGAACTGGCGCGTGGCAAGACCGGCCGCGTGGTCGGCCACCTGATGGGCCTGATCACCCTGATGAAGGGCCAGCCGCTGGCCTACAACAAGGACAACCAGGAAGACAAGGAGCCGCTGTTCGACACGGTCGATACCGTGCGCGACACCCTGCGCATCTTTGCCGAGATGATCGGCGGGCAGACCAATGCCCAGACCGGCGCCAAGGAAGGCGGCATCACCGTCAATGCCGCCGCCATGCGCGCGGCTGCGAGCAAGGGCTATGCCACCGCCACCGACCTGGCCGACTATCTGGTGAAGAAGGGCCTGCCCTTCCGCGACGCGCACGAAGTGGTGGCCCATGCCGTCAAGACGGCGCAGGACCAGGGCGTGGATCTGGCCGAACTGCCGCTGGAAACGCTGCAGGGTTTCAATCGCGACGTGGAGCAGGATGTGTTCGACAGTGCCCTGACGCTGGAAGCCTCGCTCAACGCCCGCAACACGCTGGGCGGTACCGCTCCGGCCCAGGTGCAGGCGCAAATCACCCGCCACCAGGCGCGTCTGCAGGCGGATCAGGCATGA